A genome region from Salinigranum halophilum includes the following:
- a CDS encoding P-loop NTPase family protein, with protein MRHRPNTPARTDEQGTTPTLPSLDPGLHLIDVDERAVGTIQSLVINHVLTQGPTGSTAIWVDSNGMATTSTLTRLVPSMRLLDRIHVARAFTPYQHRTLVSQLHEVVDTQTSLVVVPELEFHYRSPDIRFGVAHELVEANVRVLQELAHEREIPILMTRETTAPLSAALVEAADSVLECELTRFGPRFVGERGGNEKFETLVYPVEGGFQTTLSYWAEILSVRFEAMEEGTTPSTAAVPASPSFTRASSLSREVSVDGAD; from the coding sequence ATGAGACATCGACCGAACACACCGGCTCGCACTGACGAACAGGGAACGACCCCGACCTTGCCCTCACTCGACCCGGGGCTCCACCTCATCGACGTCGACGAACGGGCCGTCGGAACGATTCAGTCGCTGGTAATCAACCACGTCCTCACGCAGGGACCGACCGGCAGTACGGCCATATGGGTCGACAGCAACGGCATGGCGACGACGAGTACACTCACCCGGCTCGTTCCGAGTATGCGTCTCCTCGACCGGATCCACGTTGCACGGGCGTTCACGCCGTATCAACACCGGACGCTCGTCTCACAACTACACGAGGTCGTCGACACTCAGACCTCGCTCGTCGTCGTTCCCGAACTCGAGTTCCACTATCGGAGTCCGGACATCCGGTTCGGTGTCGCACACGAGCTTGTCGAGGCCAACGTCCGGGTGCTTCAGGAACTCGCACACGAGCGGGAAATTCCGATACTGATGACGCGTGAGACGACCGCACCGTTGAGCGCGGCCCTTGTGGAGGCGGCCGACTCTGTCCTCGAGTGTGAGCTCACTCGCTTCGGCCCGCGCTTCGTCGGCGAGCGTGGGGGGAATGAAAAGTTCGAGACGCTCGTCTATCCGGTCGAGGGAGGCTTCCAGACGACGCTGTCGTACTGGGCTGAGATCCTCTCGGTACGCTTCGAGGCAATGGAAGAGGGGACGACGCCATCGACAGCAGCAGTCCCAGCGTCGCCGTCGTTCACCAGGGCGTCATCACTGTCTCGGGAGGTGTCGGTTGATGGGGCGGACTAA
- a CDS encoding Cdc6/Cdc18 family protein, with translation MIQDARVLQPEFIPKEVAHRDAEVNHLSRTLDPLTLGESPETPLLLGPSGTGKTCIARFTVDRLREAVLELEYQYVNCWQDYTRFRLLYRLLDGIGQTLDIHRRSTPKDELLDRLHAYDGKPYVVILDEVDQLESTDVLYDLYRIRGVHPILIANRETDLFSRLDERVRSRLQSSVRIQFDKYGTDELVAILSDRVRWGLDDGVIDTEALRYIAEAAAGDARVSIGILRTAAREAQSQGLDHIPMAVVESAVPEGKSELKRKDIEKLTPHQHVVYEIIAEADEVSPGSLYDAYRERVDDPKTKRTIRNYCSKLEQYNLIRAEGQKRGRQYRLAARAPEP, from the coding sequence GTGATACAGGACGCCCGCGTGTTGCAGCCCGAATTCATCCCGAAGGAGGTCGCACACCGGGACGCCGAAGTCAACCATCTCTCGCGAACACTCGACCCACTCACGCTGGGCGAATCCCCGGAAACACCCCTTCTCTTGGGCCCCTCGGGGACCGGGAAAACGTGCATCGCCCGTTTTACCGTCGACCGCCTTCGTGAAGCGGTCCTCGAACTCGAGTACCAGTACGTCAACTGCTGGCAGGACTACACGAGATTCCGATTACTCTACCGGCTCTTAGATGGCATCGGCCAGACGCTCGACATCCATCGCCGCTCCACTCCCAAGGACGAACTCCTTGACCGACTGCACGCGTACGACGGCAAGCCCTATGTGGTCATTCTCGACGAAGTCGACCAACTCGAATCGACGGACGTCCTCTACGATTTGTATCGTATCAGGGGTGTCCACCCAATCCTCATCGCCAACCGCGAGACCGATCTCTTTTCGCGACTTGACGAGCGGGTCCGGAGCCGACTGCAGAGTTCGGTTCGGATTCAGTTCGACAAGTACGGGACGGATGAACTAGTCGCCATCCTCTCAGACCGCGTGCGGTGGGGGCTCGACGACGGTGTCATCGACACTGAGGCACTTCGATACATCGCCGAGGCCGCAGCGGGTGATGCCCGCGTCTCGATCGGCATCCTCCGCACCGCAGCCCGAGAGGCACAGAGTCAGGGCCTCGACCACATCCCGATGGCCGTCGTCGAGAGTGCGGTTCCCGAGGGGAAATCGGAACTGAAACGGAAAGACATAGAGAAACTCACCCCGCATCAGCACGTCGTCTACGAGATCATCGCCGAGGCCGACGAGGTGAGTCCAGGTTCGTTGTACGACGCGTATCGCGAGCGCGTCGACGACCCGAAGACGAAGCGGACGATTCGAAACTACTGCTCGAAGCTCGAACAGTACAACCTGATTCGAGCCGAGGGACAGAAACGCGGGCGACAGTATCGGCTAGCGGCTCGTGCACCGGAGCCGTGA
- a CDS encoding homing endonuclease associated repeat-containing protein yields the protein MTNIQRLVSNAAIDYEADLLTSTGKSGLFSTGYLATKPLIEYLNSGEIPLVVFTSPKESPSVQNGDEPVVEFPSAEGYQSFGVVTDSRILLLTGNDDGDVSYSFSLMDIDTVSVETTSSFLSSQARLVITTVDGVEAVTHRLTSVDPHEAAEVIVEKANENRCVELTDRLEESAQQLAAGDSRRDSLEILEQAADRLFTVTSYNDAQTGEADSLTDSGRRLQELRGQVQSAQTALSKLQDVEDTIQDGDDAVQIGSSNAIGHYETALDQLQSLQTVVEKNELPFADILLGRIQKVNNRLENHRPTTTHERLHKLLTKGRDAIAQADRTDGPKDRLEHLQTAVETLREYAATVKDAGFEGGVNKGERCEICQRPTSVRCETHLNSDIVYTCLPCRSFGAETDEGLLLSAQVTKQIDECERRLGQTLADSKFVLYANGSWSGFPGSEAYSKRVRRITALICLTDALGRVPSYNEATTRFPDGLSPPHDYYDFAAEVGVRLDEAFLDQLREQSSNDELAPTADQLIEESAYPRSQYEKRFGSINSAIEKAGVRFGQSDSWVPAIREYYETHRSAPTPDELEAEFGVEIGDILLDAQTWREALLWAGIPERDIVEEDPIRDEALRIEGELEHRPTVEEIRFYFSYPTRALRRYIPRGESLEEVLDRLSFQYPERSLEPTGDLDESPDSASDIPSHTDLLREALWLVRRHGQAKCRAEFADLSMFDIQHYDVQFGSPDAAIERAVGLSTHDPTQAEYAPKVQLAEEIEEFGDFLGRSPKPIELLLYGSVSVDKFAQKFESMAELSEAAGHSWPQSIPSNEALLSDLKRVAVPLGSPPTLEQYAQNGEYPYEHLVRRFDDWFGVLRAAGFSPLSEGNPVLEYHSSDVDLVRFDADVRVRTGLGRDEILIDEIYRIAYELGGRPTPDSVQTLSQYPIDLYAEEFGSVQNAIEVADLEDLADVDPAVNAHVRGDLRTALQALIEESPHPPLSHVVSAELQYSTLSFITVFGSFENALKALGYSADELPTATKPELLEAFSTVMDQLDEVPTPQQLHRHSRFAAQDFVLVFETWHSVYDEASVERPSEMFGSTSSEANESQQPSEPVSEFEFDSEVESESGTRGTEENESGASPTRAELIEAIQSTNERVSGPLKSSDLNAHSPYSQHQFTTEFGSIEEALEHSGIDRREQCLDEIGFVIDEIGRFPNQADVGRHARVSGPFINRYFDDWLDALTAFADRQGLSGKTASDELLLGEIERLGSKQADAVMPSQIEQKGVFEPADYVERFGSWPEALNSAGIEAETELLESIRRLRRDADGPLTEQSLERSDRFDTDILDEVFGSLEAAIDAYVESYDTDIATTSNAVAGDESDEQQPASDESTHQAGGAGTRTETPDSPTDEANENTSDTGSEPTSNDELREALIETLRDLHNELAHPVMSYDISEKTSYSQYDYSSEFGSLDNAFEAAGIDRTDSFLCEYHRVALEVGELPSKATFDEHAHFSYVTLVNRLGDWDEIQARYREWVEGRSDSPGDTEIHSGSREAQNDSDADSKGAGSSSTERETGGSLEEESAPANEFDEPVETVTFSDVAVGSQYDQPIAVRLVATEPETASDVDALLTVEDTSGERVQFRVLTGHSPGVDWTVGDWYEIQRFWSGNKYKNGEPHRYLLSTERLSAQQLDTAEQANEDSTDHDKDNNIDDSDELMGSIDEQLDELLGET from the coding sequence ATGACTAATATTCAGAGACTTGTCTCAAACGCTGCCATTGATTACGAGGCGGATTTACTCACGTCGACGGGCAAGAGTGGACTGTTCTCGACCGGTTATCTCGCGACGAAACCACTCATCGAATATCTAAATTCGGGAGAAATCCCGCTTGTTGTGTTTACCTCGCCGAAGGAGTCACCGAGCGTGCAAAATGGAGATGAACCGGTGGTAGAGTTTCCGAGTGCCGAAGGATACCAGTCGTTTGGTGTCGTCACCGATTCTCGAATTCTCCTCCTCACCGGCAATGATGACGGAGACGTTTCCTACTCGTTCTCACTCATGGACATCGATACCGTCTCGGTCGAAACTACCTCCTCGTTTTTGTCATCCCAAGCTCGTCTGGTCATCACGACGGTCGACGGCGTAGAGGCTGTAACCCATCGGCTCACGTCAGTTGACCCGCATGAAGCTGCGGAGGTCATCGTGGAGAAGGCAAACGAGAACCGGTGTGTCGAGCTTACTGATCGACTCGAAGAGTCAGCACAACAACTCGCTGCTGGTGACAGTCGAAGAGACTCCCTCGAGATCCTTGAGCAAGCCGCTGACCGATTATTTACGGTCACTTCTTATAACGACGCACAAACAGGAGAGGCCGATTCTCTCACCGACTCAGGCCGTCGGTTACAGGAACTTCGAGGCCAGGTACAGAGTGCCCAAACCGCCCTCTCGAAACTACAGGACGTCGAGGACACGATTCAGGACGGTGATGATGCGGTCCAAATTGGTTCCTCGAACGCGATCGGACACTACGAGACAGCGCTTGACCAACTTCAGTCCTTACAAACTGTAGTCGAAAAGAATGAGCTTCCATTTGCGGATATCCTTTTGGGTCGAATACAGAAGGTAAACAATCGCTTAGAGAACCACCGTCCGACCACAACTCACGAGAGACTCCACAAGTTACTCACGAAAGGACGGGACGCCATCGCGCAAGCAGATCGCACCGACGGACCGAAAGACCGACTCGAACACCTCCAAACCGCGGTTGAGACACTCAGAGAGTACGCGGCCACAGTGAAAGATGCTGGGTTCGAAGGAGGTGTGAACAAAGGCGAACGATGTGAGATCTGTCAGCGACCAACATCGGTTCGTTGTGAGACCCACCTCAACTCGGATATCGTCTACACCTGTCTGCCGTGCCGGTCGTTTGGTGCTGAGACGGATGAGGGGTTGCTCCTGTCCGCACAAGTCACCAAGCAGATCGATGAGTGTGAACGACGACTGGGGCAAACACTCGCCGATTCCAAATTCGTTCTGTACGCGAACGGTTCGTGGAGCGGATTTCCCGGGTCTGAAGCGTACTCGAAGCGAGTCCGTCGTATCACGGCGCTCATCTGTCTCACAGACGCGCTCGGACGTGTGCCCTCGTACAACGAGGCAACCACTCGGTTCCCGGATGGCTTGAGCCCACCTCACGACTACTACGACTTTGCCGCCGAGGTCGGTGTCCGTCTCGATGAGGCGTTCCTCGATCAACTCCGAGAACAATCCTCCAACGACGAACTAGCACCTACGGCCGATCAACTCATCGAGGAGAGTGCGTATCCCCGATCCCAGTATGAGAAGCGGTTCGGGTCAATAAACAGTGCCATCGAGAAGGCGGGAGTTCGATTTGGTCAATCGGACAGTTGGGTCCCTGCTATTCGTGAGTACTACGAGACACACCGAAGTGCACCGACTCCCGACGAACTGGAGGCGGAGTTCGGTGTCGAGATCGGAGACATCCTTCTGGACGCCCAGACATGGCGAGAGGCACTGTTGTGGGCTGGGATTCCAGAACGCGACATCGTTGAAGAGGACCCGATCCGCGATGAGGCCTTGCGGATCGAAGGCGAGCTCGAACATCGCCCCACTGTCGAGGAGATACGGTTCTACTTCTCGTACCCCACTCGGGCGCTCAGACGATACATCCCACGAGGAGAGTCACTCGAGGAAGTCCTTGACCGACTTTCGTTCCAGTATCCGGAGCGATCATTGGAGCCAACAGGAGATCTCGATGAATCCCCGGATTCGGCGTCGGATATCCCATCCCACACGGACTTGTTGAGAGAAGCACTGTGGCTCGTCCGGCGACACGGACAGGCGAAGTGTAGAGCCGAATTCGCGGACCTCTCTATGTTCGATATTCAACACTACGATGTCCAATTTGGGTCACCCGACGCTGCCATTGAGCGTGCTGTTGGTCTCTCGACTCACGACCCCACCCAAGCGGAATACGCCCCGAAGGTGCAACTCGCCGAGGAAATCGAGGAGTTTGGAGACTTTCTGGGTCGGTCACCAAAGCCGATCGAGTTACTGTTGTACGGTTCGGTGTCAGTCGATAAATTCGCGCAGAAGTTCGAATCGATGGCCGAGTTGAGTGAGGCTGCTGGTCACTCTTGGCCCCAAAGTATTCCTTCGAACGAAGCTCTTCTGTCTGACCTCAAGCGTGTTGCTGTCCCGCTCGGGTCGCCCCCTACGCTCGAACAGTACGCCCAGAACGGTGAGTACCCTTATGAACACCTCGTCCGCCGATTTGATGACTGGTTCGGCGTCCTCAGAGCTGCCGGGTTCTCACCGCTGTCTGAGGGGAATCCAGTACTCGAATACCACTCGTCGGATGTCGACTTAGTTCGGTTCGACGCTGACGTGCGAGTTCGTACTGGCCTCGGCCGTGATGAGATACTCATCGATGAAATCTACCGAATCGCGTACGAACTCGGTGGGCGGCCGACACCGGACTCCGTGCAAACCCTCTCACAGTACCCCATCGATCTCTACGCTGAGGAATTCGGCTCCGTTCAAAACGCGATCGAGGTGGCTGACCTCGAGGATCTTGCCGACGTCGACCCTGCAGTCAATGCCCACGTTCGTGGTGATTTACGAACAGCGCTACAGGCGCTCATCGAAGAGTCACCGCACCCACCGCTGTCGCACGTCGTTTCCGCTGAACTTCAGTACTCAACACTATCGTTCATCACTGTGTTCGGTTCGTTCGAGAACGCGCTGAAGGCTCTTGGGTATTCCGCGGACGAACTGCCCACTGCCACGAAACCCGAACTCCTCGAGGCGTTCAGTACCGTAATGGATCAACTCGACGAGGTCCCGACCCCACAACAACTACACCGTCACTCGCGATTTGCAGCGCAAGACTTCGTGCTAGTCTTTGAGACGTGGCACTCGGTGTATGACGAGGCGAGTGTTGAACGCCCTTCGGAGATGTTCGGGAGTACCTCTTCTGAGGCCAATGAGAGTCAACAGCCGTCCGAACCTGTCTCCGAGTTCGAGTTTGACTCCGAAGTCGAGTCCGAATCTGGCACCAGAGGTACCGAAGAGAACGAGTCTGGAGCCTCACCAACGCGAGCGGAACTGATCGAGGCAATCCAATCGACGAACGAACGTGTTAGTGGGCCACTCAAATCGTCGGATCTCAATGCACACTCTCCGTACTCCCAACACCAGTTCACGACTGAGTTCGGCTCGATAGAGGAGGCACTTGAACACAGTGGGATCGACAGACGCGAGCAGTGTCTCGACGAAATTGGCTTCGTTATCGACGAAATCGGCAGATTCCCGAATCAGGCCGATGTCGGTCGGCATGCGCGTGTAAGTGGGCCCTTCATCAATCGATACTTCGACGACTGGCTCGACGCGCTGACGGCGTTCGCAGACCGTCAGGGACTCTCAGGAAAAACCGCGAGTGATGAGTTGCTACTCGGTGAGATCGAGCGACTCGGTTCCAAGCAAGCCGACGCTGTGATGCCGTCTCAGATAGAACAAAAGGGTGTTTTCGAGCCGGCCGACTACGTGGAACGGTTTGGGTCCTGGCCGGAGGCACTCAACTCCGCCGGTATCGAGGCAGAAACTGAACTCCTCGAATCAATCCGCCGACTGAGACGCGATGCTGATGGGCCGCTCACCGAACAGTCGTTAGAGAGGAGTGATCGATTCGACACGGACATACTCGATGAAGTGTTTGGATCGCTCGAAGCCGCTATCGACGCGTACGTCGAATCGTACGACACTGACATCGCCACGACGTCAAACGCTGTCGCTGGTGACGAATCTGATGAGCAACAACCAGCCTCGGACGAATCAACACATCAAGCCGGAGGGGCGGGTACCCGGACAGAAACGCCGGATAGCCCGACAGATGAGGCAAACGAAAACACGTCAGACACGGGCTCAGAACCCACCTCTAATGACGAACTGCGCGAAGCGCTGATCGAAACACTTCGTGATCTTCACAACGAGTTAGCGCACCCGGTGATGTCCTATGACATTAGTGAAAAGACGTCCTACTCTCAGTACGACTATTCGTCCGAATTCGGGTCACTGGACAACGCCTTCGAGGCAGCAGGTATCGACCGAACAGACTCGTTCCTCTGTGAGTACCATCGAGTGGCGCTGGAAGTCGGAGAACTCCCCTCGAAAGCGACATTCGACGAACACGCACATTTCAGCTATGTCACCTTGGTAAACAGACTGGGCGACTGGGATGAGATTCAAGCTCGCTATCGGGAGTGGGTAGAGGGTAGGTCCGACTCACCTGGCGACACAGAGATCCACAGCGGTTCAAGGGAGGCACAGAATGACTCCGACGCTGACTCCAAAGGGGCTGGTTCGTCATCCACTGAACGTGAGACGGGCGGTTCACTCGAAGAAGAGAGTGCGCCGGCAAACGAATTCGATGAGCCAGTCGAGACGGTCACCTTCTCCGATGTCGCCGTCGGCTCTCAATACGACCAACCGATTGCGGTACGCTTAGTCGCAACCGAACCGGAGACCGCCAGTGATGTAGACGCCCTCCTTACAGTCGAAGATACGAGTGGCGAGCGGGTACAATTTCGCGTTCTCACGGGCCACTCTCCGGGGGTCGATTGGACCGTCGGAGACTGGTACGAGATACAGAGATTTTGGAGTGGCAATAAATACAAAAACGGTGAGCCGCACCGATATTTACTGAGTACAGAGAGGCTCTCAGCTCAGCAACTCGATACTGCTGAACAAGCGAACGAGGACAGCACTGATCATGACAAGGATAATAATATCGATGACAGTGATGAATTGATGGGTTCGATAGATGAACAACTCGATGAGTTGCTTGGAGAGACATGA
- a CDS encoding type B DNA-directed DNA polymerase, translated as MSTSSLVPFKFEFDEDGTVTIWQTDGTQTRWIEDESYRPRLYVSICDSAAPGRVETAERLQRLPFVDTISEVERRPSWRRSLETVLAVDLDGPPHAAGRVARQIHTWETPGTYRCFNVDFSPQFRYCLENNLDPTPPSTLSTLSLGVDLVDISTPPLEAIEIDGTTHTGSPTELLAAVTAALAERDPDVLIVDTAELVPTLFELAEECEDTDFALGREPGWTELAGKSTYTTYGRVGHSPARYDLPGRVLVNRANTFFFDETNLDGCLDLVARSRKPLQELAWASIGNVLTAIQIREAHARDVLVQWKSWRPERFKTMRQLHEADRGGYTFAPNVGLHEDVHELDFSSLYPNIIITRNISPETVRCDCHDCSDVPGLDYSICDEPGFLPDVLEPIVSDRDEIKAELSEAVDPECIRRLEGQSDALKWILVSCFGYQGFSNAKFGRIECHEAINAFAREILLDAKDVLEESGWEIVHGIVDSLWVTPREGEPQTPLTELCADLTETTEIRLEYEDAYDWIAFCPMRDSEAGALTKYFGRVRGRDEYKYRGTECRQRSTPPFVAEAQRDLIETLDAHRDPEAVCERLQYWRGRLRRGDVNPRDLVIDNRVSKRLDQYTQATRNVAALERAEQLGLDTSPGETLSYVVVDDDYETADRVRLATESDERYDTDFYDALLIRAAVSVLAPLGWRERRVRGYCSGTTATTLRSFRND; from the coding sequence ATGTCGACTTCATCGCTCGTGCCGTTCAAATTCGAGTTCGACGAAGATGGCACCGTCACCATCTGGCAGACGGACGGGACACAGACGAGATGGATCGAAGACGAGTCGTATCGCCCTCGGCTGTACGTCAGTATTTGTGACTCAGCGGCTCCCGGTCGCGTAGAGACTGCCGAGCGGCTCCAGAGGCTCCCGTTCGTGGATACCATTTCGGAGGTCGAGCGCCGACCGAGTTGGCGGAGGAGTCTAGAGACAGTCCTCGCCGTCGACCTCGACGGGCCACCCCACGCGGCCGGCCGCGTCGCACGTCAGATCCACACCTGGGAGACACCCGGGACGTACCGCTGTTTCAACGTCGACTTCTCGCCACAGTTTCGCTACTGTCTCGAGAACAACCTCGACCCGACACCGCCGTCGACGCTCTCGACGCTTTCGCTCGGTGTGGACCTCGTGGATATCTCGACCCCGCCACTCGAAGCAATCGAAATCGATGGGACGACTCATACTGGCTCGCCGACCGAGTTGCTCGCAGCCGTCACCGCGGCCCTTGCAGAACGCGACCCGGACGTCCTCATCGTCGATACGGCCGAACTCGTTCCAACCCTGTTCGAACTGGCGGAAGAGTGTGAGGACACGGACTTTGCACTCGGACGAGAGCCCGGCTGGACAGAGTTAGCAGGAAAATCGACGTATACGACTTACGGTCGTGTCGGGCACTCGCCTGCTCGGTATGACCTTCCTGGACGAGTCCTCGTGAATCGCGCGAACACGTTCTTCTTCGACGAGACGAATCTCGACGGCTGTCTCGACCTCGTGGCACGCTCGCGAAAGCCGCTGCAGGAACTCGCGTGGGCCTCGATCGGAAACGTCCTCACGGCGATCCAGATTCGCGAGGCCCACGCGAGAGACGTCTTGGTGCAGTGGAAGTCGTGGCGTCCGGAGCGGTTCAAAACCATGCGGCAACTCCACGAGGCCGACCGCGGGGGGTACACTTTCGCGCCGAACGTCGGCCTGCATGAAGACGTCCACGAACTCGACTTCTCGAGCCTCTATCCGAACATCATCATCACGCGGAACATCAGCCCCGAGACGGTTCGCTGTGACTGTCACGACTGCTCGGACGTGCCTGGCCTCGACTACAGCATCTGCGACGAGCCCGGGTTTCTCCCCGACGTGCTCGAACCGATCGTCTCCGACCGTGATGAGATCAAGGCTGAATTATCGGAGGCGGTCGACCCAGAGTGTATTCGCCGATTAGAGGGACAGTCAGACGCGCTAAAGTGGATTCTCGTCTCCTGTTTCGGGTATCAGGGCTTCTCGAACGCGAAGTTCGGCCGTATCGAATGTCACGAAGCGATCAACGCATTCGCCCGTGAGATTTTGCTCGACGCGAAGGACGTCTTAGAGGAGAGCGGCTGGGAGATCGTTCACGGTATCGTCGACAGTCTGTGGGTGACGCCGAGGGAAGGAGAGCCACAAACACCACTCACCGAACTCTGTGCTGACCTCACGGAGACGACCGAGATTCGCCTCGAGTACGAAGATGCGTACGACTGGATCGCCTTTTGCCCGATGCGAGACAGCGAGGCAGGTGCGCTGACGAAGTATTTTGGTCGTGTTCGCGGTCGAGACGAGTACAAGTACCGAGGGACCGAGTGCCGACAGCGGAGTACACCTCCCTTCGTTGCCGAAGCACAGCGTGACCTCATCGAGACACTCGACGCCCATCGCGACCCAGAGGCCGTCTGTGAACGACTCCAGTACTGGCGCGGCCGGCTTCGACGCGGTGACGTCAATCCGAGGGATTTGGTGATCGACAATCGCGTCTCGAAGCGACTCGACCAGTACACGCAGGCGACGCGGAACGTCGCCGCACTCGAACGCGCGGAGCAGCTGGGGCTCGACACCTCGCCGGGTGAGACGCTGTCGTATGTCGTCGTCGACGACGATTATGAGACGGCCGACCGCGTCCGACTCGCCACTGAATCCGACGAGCGCTACGACACCGACTTTTACGACGCCCTGTTGATCCGAGCAGCTGTGAGCGTCCTCGCTCCGCTCGGGTGGCGTGAGCGGCGCGTTCGTGGCTACTGCAGTGGAACGACAGCGACGACGCTGCGGTCGTTCAGGAACGACTGA